TTCTCACCATCTGTCTTGGTAGGCCACATCCAGTTGGCACTTAGGGATATTCCCTCGAATCCATGAGACAGCGGAGTAAAAACAAGATTGGTCAATGCCTTAGTAATAGCTAGTTCAGAACCTTTTTCAGGGTCGCAAATGGCTGCTATAGGCGCATGTCCGATAGAGGTGGCGATACCTTTGTTGCTGGCAAAATCCATGGCCATTACTGCCACATTGTTTAAAGGCAACTGAATCTCTCCACAGGTTTGCTGAGTCGCTACGCGTCCTGTTACAGAGCGGTCGACTTTGTTGGTCAACCAATCTTTACAAGCCACCGCTTCTAATTGTAGCAATGCCTTAAGGTCAGCTTCGAACTCGGCTGGATTGCTGCTGACAGCCACATATTTTTTATTCAGGCTCTTATCTTCCAGGATAGTTTTCGGAGAGGAACCAAACATTTTGGATAGTCCCCAATCTACTGCAGATTTTTTTGCATCACTTCTACCTACTTTGAAGTGCATGTCTCCGGTGGCTTCACCTACCTCGAAGAAAGGGGCTCTTTCTCGTTCGGAGATTTCTTTCAGTTCGGCAATGGCTGACTCTGGAAGGGCCAATCCCATTCTTTCCTGAGATTCGTTTCCGATGATTTCTTTGTCTGATAGGGTAGGGTCACCTACGGGGAGTTTGTTGATGTCGATGTTTCCTCCCGAGTCCTCGACCAACTCCGATAGACAGTTGAGGTGACCGCCGGCTCCATGATCGTGTACGGAGTGGATCGGATTGTTGTCTCCCTCTACCATGGCGCGGATGGCGTTCGATACACGTTTTTGCATCTCAGGATTCGAACGTTGGATCGCATTCAGCTCAATGGCATTGGCGAATTCTCCTGTAGTAACAGAGGAAACGGCACTACCACCCATACCGATTCGGTAGTTGTCACCACCCATGATTACGATTTTGTCACCTTTGGTAACAGGCTTCTTCAGTGCGCTTTCTTTTTTGCCATAGCCTACACCACCTGCCATCATGATCACTTTGTCGAATCCTAAAGATTCTCCATTCTCTTCATGTTCGAAGGTCAATACGCTACCGCATATTACTGGCTGACCAAATTTGTTACCGAAATCGCTAGCTCCATTGGAGGCTTTGATCAAGATTTCTAATGGGGTCTGGTACAACCATTGTCGTGGCTCAATTTTATTCTCCCAGGGCTTCTTGCCGTCTAGTCTTGGATAGCTAGTCATATAGACTGCTGTACCCGCTAGAGGGATACTTCCCTGGCCGCCTGCCATACGGTCTCGGATCTCTCCGCCTGTACCTGTAGCTGCTCCATTGAATGGCTCGACTGTGGTAGGGAAGTTGTGTGTTTCTGCTTTCAGGGAAATCACAGATTCGAAATCCTTCGTTTCGAAATAGTCAGGTTTGTTTTGTGACTTAGGAGCGAATTGCTGAACGACTGGCCCTTTGATGAAAGCCACGTTGTCTTTGTAGGCAGATTCGATCATCCCAGGAGAGGCTTCTGAGGTCTTCTTGATCATCTTGAAGAGAGATTCTTCTTTCTCCTCGCCATCGATGATGAACTTACCGTTGAATATTTTGTGGCGGCAGTGCTCGGAGTTGACTTGCGAGAACCCGAACACCTCACTGTCTGTTAATTTTCTTCCCAGGTCTTTGGCTACCTGCTCGAGGTACTCAACCTCTTCGTCGCTTAGCGCCAATCCTTCCTGTTGGTTATAAGCGGCAATGTCTTCGATTTCCAAAATTTCTTCTGGTGCCTTGTCGATCGTAAATGTAGACTGGTCGAGGGAGTCGTACTTTTGATTCAGCATAGGATCAAAATGTCCCTCGGTGCTGAATTCTTCTATTCTGAAGATCCCCTCGATCCCCATGTTTTGCGTGATTTCAACCGCATTGGTACTCCATGGGGTCAGCATCTCTTTTCTTGGACCTATAAAGGAGCCAGAAATAGATTCCTGCTCCAAATGGCTGGCATTGCCAAAGAGCCAAACGAGCTTTTCTATGTCGGTAGAGGAAAGTGAAGATTGTGAACCTACCAGGTAGTAGGTGCTGTCATTTTTCTTAAAAATTGAAATCATCTATGGAAGGACTTTATTAAGCCGCAAAAATAGAAGGATTTAGGAAATAATGAGGGCTTGTATGGGATTATTGGGAGGGGGTAGGGAAGATAGATGAGAAATCGGCGTATCGTGTAGTTCTAACCTTGTTTGCCCAGTTGATACGGGCGGAGGTATTCATTCGCCCGTTGTAGTTGGGGGGTGGGGCGTTGCAGTTGGACTTTTGACCGTTGCAGTTGGAACTTTGCCCGTTACATTTCCATTTTTCAGCTTTACAGTTGGACTTTTGGGCGTTACAGTTGGAGGTTCGGGCGTTACAGTTGGAGGTTCGGGCGTTACAGTTGGAACTTTTGGCGTTACAGTTGGGCTTCCGGGCGTTACATTTCCATTTTTCACCGTTACAGTTGGAACTTTGACCGTTGCAGTTGGGGGTTGGAGCGTTACAGTTGGGACTTTTGGTGTAGCAGTTGGAGGTTTGGGACCTTTCGTCCTGAATAGGGTTGACTGTTTTGGGATCAATCCTGATTGAAGTTGGCAGCTATATGAGTCAATCCTGAAGAAAGTGGACTAGTGGGTCTAGTAATCAGATTACTTTTTAGATGAATCGGTATAGTGGCTGGGATGTTTGCTGTAGTTACATTAGTTTGGTAGAACCAAGTGGGGTAGAGGCCTTCTTCTCATGG
This is a stretch of genomic DNA from Reichenbachiella ulvae. It encodes these proteins:
- the purL gene encoding phosphoribosylformylglycinamidine synthase; this encodes MISIFKKNDSTYYLVGSQSSLSSTDIEKLVWLFGNASHLEQESISGSFIGPRKEMLTPWSTNAVEITQNMGIEGIFRIEEFSTEGHFDPMLNQKYDSLDQSTFTIDKAPEEILEIEDIAAYNQQEGLALSDEEVEYLEQVAKDLGRKLTDSEVFGFSQVNSEHCRHKIFNGKFIIDGEEKEESLFKMIKKTSEASPGMIESAYKDNVAFIKGPVVQQFAPKSQNKPDYFETKDFESVISLKAETHNFPTTVEPFNGAATGTGGEIRDRMAGGQGSIPLAGTAVYMTSYPRLDGKKPWENKIEPRQWLYQTPLEILIKASNGASDFGNKFGQPVICGSVLTFEHEENGESLGFDKVIMMAGGVGYGKKESALKKPVTKGDKIVIMGGDNYRIGMGGSAVSSVTTGEFANAIELNAIQRSNPEMQKRVSNAIRAMVEGDNNPIHSVHDHGAGGHLNCLSELVEDSGGNIDINKLPVGDPTLSDKEIIGNESQERMGLALPESAIAELKEISERERAPFFEVGEATGDMHFKVGRSDAKKSAVDWGLSKMFGSSPKTILEDKSLNKKYVAVSSNPAEFEADLKALLQLEAVACKDWLTNKVDRSVTGRVATQQTCGEIQLPLNNVAVMAMDFASNKGIATSIGHAPIAAICDPEKGSELAITKALTNLVFTPLSHGFEGISLSANWMWPTKTDGEKARLYQAVKAVSDYAIALGINIPTGKDSLSMTQKYPDGKTVDSPGTVIISTVGEVSDINQTISPDIKKVAGSKLIYIPLSDGAFSLDGSSYAQTKNALGNAPAASPKAETFKKTFAAVQELIKTGKVLAGHDVSAGGLITTLLEMHFPTTDTGASIDLSAFDTSGNQVLFSESPAIVLQVADTASLEASDLSYQEIGSINMDRSFSITSKDVNGSYDIDELRDVWMSTSHLLDTHQTEKSQADSRFASYKTQPLKFSFPAGFEGSIKGLNLDQHRSAPSGVKAAIIREKGVNGDREMAYALHLAGFDVKDVHMTDLMSGRDDLSDVNMIVFVGGFSNSDVLGSAKGWAGAFQFNDKANKALKDFYARPYTMSLGVCNGCQLMMELGLIFPEKKEHPKMQHNLSGKFESTFLSVNIPENDSIMLQSLAGSSLGIAVAHGEGKFDLPESEDSYNVCMKYNYSAYPGNPNGSDYDVAGVYSKDGRHLAMMPHLERSLFSWNWAHYPEERNDEITPWIQAFVNAKNWISGQK